CGGTCCGGTACAGCCGGGTGAGCCACTCGCGCAGCCGGCGGTAGCCGTCCGCTTCGGAGGGTCCGGCGAACGCGCGCACCGCCTCGGTCATCGCCTCGGGGTCGCTGTGCACGTCGAGGCTGCTGCCGTCGGCGAAGCGGGCGCGGTAGGCGGGGGTGACCGGGACGAGGTCGAGCCGGTTCGCCAGGCTGTCGCCGACCGCGGCGAGGGTCTCGTCGACCAGATCGGGCATGGTCAGCACGGTGGGCCCGGTGTCCACGCGGTAGCCGTCCAGGTCCAGGCGCCCGGCCCGGCCGCCGGGCACCGGGTCGCGCTCGACGACGGTCACCTGCCGTCCCCGCCCGGCCAGGTGCAGCGCCGCCGCCAGCCCGGACAGCCCCGCCCCCACCACGACGATCCGGTCCGCCGGGCCCGTCACGGTCCGCATCCAGCCACCCCTCACTCGACAACCCGGACAGGTAAAACGTTGCACGAGCGTTGCGCCGTTGTCCACTCGGTGAGCCTGCCGCCCTGCGGACTAGCGTAGGTGACGGACGCCGGGCCGACCGAGCACGAGGAGGACGTGGTGGGAGACCTGCTGGGCCGCGGGCCCGCGCCGAGGAAGCGGTTGCGGGAGCTGCTGGCGGCGCCGGGGCCGCTGGTGGCGCCCGGCGCCTACGACGCGCTCACGGCGCGGCTGGTCGAGCAGGCCGGGTTCGACGTGGTCTACATGACCGGGTTCGGCACCACCGCCTCGCTGATCGGGCGGCCCGACGTCGGCCTGCTGACCGGCACGGAGATGATCGACAACGCGCGGCGCATCGTGTCGGCCGTCGACGTGCCGGTGATCGCCGACGCCGACACCGGATACGGCAACGCCCTCAACGTGGTCCGCACCGTACAGGCCTACGAGCAGGCCGGGGTGGCGGGCATCCACCTGGAGGACCAGGTCAGCCCGAAGAAGTGCGGGCACCTGAGCGGCAAGGCGGTCATCCCGCGCGAGGAGATGGCCGGCAAGCTCCAGGCGGCCGCCGCGGCTCGCCGGGATCCGGACTTCGTGCTGATCGCGCGCACCGACGCCGCCGCCGTGCACGGGCTCGCCGACGCGGTCGACCGCGCCCGCGCCTACGCCGAAGCCGGCGCCGACCTGCTCTTCGTGGAGGCCCCGACCAGCGAGGAGGACATCGCCACCGTCGCGCGGGAGCTGTCCGGGGTCGCCCCGCTGGTGTTCAACTGGGCCGAGGGCGGCCGCACCCCGCCGCTGTCCCTGGAGCGGATCCGCGAGCTGGGCTTCTCGCTCGTGCTCTACCCGATCGGCACGCTGCTCGCCGCGACCGCGGGCGTCCGCGCCCTGCTGGACGCCGTGCGCCGGGACGGGACGCCCGCGGCCGCGCTGCCCGGACTGCCGTCGTTCGGCGAGTTCACCGACCTCATCGGGCTGCCCGAGGTGTCCGATCTGGAGGCGCGGTTCGCCGGGGAGTCCGGTTAGGACACCTGCGGCACGCCCTTGACGAACTCCAGGTTCATGCCGAACAGGCCGCGTGCGGCACGCTGGCCGCCCAGCCAGCCGTGGAAGTAGATCCGCCCGCCGACGACGTCCGCCCCGCCCGGTCCTTCCGCGGCGTGGCCGATCGAGTCCGTGGTCAGCAGCGGCTGGTCGGCCTTGGTGTAGGGGCCGGTCAGCGACGACGCCGTGGCGTAGCGGGTCTGGTAGCCGGCGTTGCGGTAGTCGTCGGCGGAGTAGAACAGCACGTACTGGCCGCCGCGCTGGGTGATCACCGGCGCTTCGACGATGCCCTTCTCCTCGGGACGGTCCGCGCGCAGGATCTCGGTGCGCGGGCCGGCGGGCGCGGTGCCGTCCTGGGTCATCTTCTGCACGAAGATCGCCGCCGCGCCGCCGCCGGGGTGCTCGCCCTTGTAGAGCAGGTAGCGGGTGCCGTCACGGGTCTGGAAGGTCTGCGGGTCGATGTCGCCCTTGTCGCCTGGGTCGCAGATCAGCGGCGCGTCCCCGGCCGGCTGGTAGGGGCCTGCCACGGAGTTCGCGACGGCGGTGCCGATGCAGCGGTGCCGGTCCGTTTTGGACACCGCCGCGTAGTACATGAGGAAGGTGCCGTCCGCGCGGCGGGTCACGTCGGGCGCCCAGTAGCCACCCTTGGGGTCCACCCAGGACGGATCGGCGGTCAGCGCGTCGCCGGTGACCCGCCACGGCCCGTCCGCGTCCTTGGCGACGGCGACGGGGATCCGGCCGGACGGGGCGCTGGTGGCGAACGCGTGGTAGTCGGTGCCGATCTTGAGCACGTCGGGGTCCGGGAAGTCCGCGTCGAGCAGCACCCGCGGGGCGGGCGCGGCCTGCGCCACGGCACCCGGGAGCAGCGCCGAGGAGAGCAGGATTCCCAGGCAGGTCAACGCTCTCACGGTCCTGGGTCGCCGGCGCGGGCGGGTCGGTCGGTCGGGTTCGCGGGCCTTGGTGATCTTGCCTGCCGTGTCCACGGCGCAGGAGTTACCCGGGTGGCGGAGGGACTAATCTCCTCCCTTCGGGCCGCCGGTCGTGCCCGCTGCGGTGACGACGGGGGAGCCGCGGGGCACTGGTCCGGTGATCCACCCGCCTCCGACGGAGGAGCCGCCGGTGCGGACGGTCACCGGACGTGGGTCAGGACCCCGCGGCCGCGGGCACGGCTTCGAGCAGGTACCAGCGCCAGAACTCGCGCCGGGCGGCGGGGTCGCTGCCGTCCAGCCACGTAGGACCGTTCGCCGCCGCGTTGGCCGCGTAGAAGCAGGGCGACCAGTCGTCGGGGTCGAGGTCCATCTCGCCGTCGACGTCGCCGGGTTCCTCGGGTCTGCCGAACACCAGGTTGCGCGCCACGGCCCAGTACGCGAGCCCGGCGGACACCGCGGTGCCGCCGCGCAGCGAAAGGTTGTCCAGATGCGTGTGCGCGTCCCGGACGGCCTGCTTCAGGCCCGCGGCGGCGGGGCCGGCCTGCGCGGCGGCGAGCAGGCGCATCGGCTCGTCGTCGCCGGGGAAGGCGGCGTCCCAGACCGGCCGGACCCGTTGCGCGCACAGCAGTTCCAGCCTGGACAGCGCGTCGTCGCCCAGTTCGGCGTGGATGGCGCGCCGGTCGGCGTAGGGCAGTGCGCCGTCGGGCGGCAGCGTGCCGGCGAGCCGGGCCAGGGTGTCAGTGTCGAGGTGTGGCACTCATCGTCCCGTTGGTGTGGAAGGTGAAATCGTGGTGCGGGTCGGAGACATGCTGGGGGATCCCGCGGTGCTGCGCAAGGGCGAGGAAGAACCCCTGGCAGTCGTCGCACATCGTGGACGACACGCGGATCGGCGCGTCCGGGTCGAGGTAGGCGGCCTGGCGCTCGGCGTGCATCGCGAAGTAGCGCCCGAACACGCCCAGGTCCCGGCCGTTCGGCTCGGCGACCAGCGGGTGGCCGATCTGCTGGTGGAACTGCCGCATGTCGTTGAAGGAGGGGCGGGTGAAGTGCGGCTCGTGCCTGCCCCAGCCGCTGAGGGTGTTGACGCGGTCGGTGAAGGCGATGGTCTTGTGCGAGTCGTCGTACCCGTGCAGCCCGAGCGGGTCCAGCCAGGTCAGCGGGTTGCGGACATAGGAGTGGATGCCGAGGCCGCCGAGCAGGTGCAGCGGATCTGGGCTGTGGTAGCGGCCGGTGAGCGGGTCGTAGTAGCGGTGCAGGTTGTAGTGCAGGCCGGTTTCCTGATCGTGGTACTGCCCGGGGAACCGCAGTGGCGTGGCCGCCCCGTCATCGCCTGCGGCGCCCCACAACGCGGTCGTGGCGCGCCACGCGACCGTCCCGTCCGGGTCGACCAGCTCGGTCGGCGTGCCGACCAGATCGGTGACGATGGCGTAGAAGCGGCTGTCCACCCACTCCTGGGGCGCGTGCGCGGCGGAGGTCCGCTCCACCTGGGTCAGCGGGCGCCAGCTCTCCGGGTGCCAGTCCCACGTCGTCGCCCTGGCGCCGCCGTCGCCGGAGGTGACCTGCTCGGCCAGGCGCGTGCCGTCCCAGCTGAACACGGTGCGCTCGACCACGGCTTCGCCGTCGGCGGCCAGGCGCTCCTTGGCGACCCGCCGCCCGAAGGCGTCGTAGGAGTAGCGCCACCGGACGCCGTCCGGGGTGACGACCGCGGCGAGCCTGCTTTCGGCGTCCCACTCGTAGCGCCACGTCCGGTCCCGCCCGGACAGCGAGCGGCGCCTGCGCAGCACGACGCGTCCCTCGGCGTCGTGGACCAGGTGCAGGCCGCCGGCCCGGTCCAGCCGGGTGCCACGGTAGGCGCGCGGCCCGTCCTCGCCCGCCCCGGCGGACGTGGCGAAGGTGATGTTGCCCGCGGGGTCGTAGGAGTAGCGCTCCGTCCCGGCCGGGGCCCGCACCTCGGTGACCCGGCCCAGCACGTCCAGCGAGTACTGGCGTGGCCCGGCCAGCTGGTCGACGATCGCGGTGATGCCGCCGTCGGCGCGGTAGGTGTAGGCGCGCCGCTGCGTGACCCGCG
The window above is part of the Amycolatopsis thermoflava N1165 genome. Proteins encoded here:
- a CDS encoding oxaloacetate decarboxylase, translated to MTDAGPTEHEEDVVGDLLGRGPAPRKRLRELLAAPGPLVAPGAYDALTARLVEQAGFDVVYMTGFGTTASLIGRPDVGLLTGTEMIDNARRIVSAVDVPVIADADTGYGNALNVVRTVQAYEQAGVAGIHLEDQVSPKKCGHLSGKAVIPREEMAGKLQAAAAARRDPDFVLIARTDAAAVHGLADAVDRARAYAEAGADLLFVEAPTSEEDIATVARELSGVAPLVFNWAEGGRTPPLSLERIRELGFSLVLYPIGTLLAATAGVRALLDAVRRDGTPAAALPGLPSFGEFTDLIGLPEVSDLEARFAGESG
- a CDS encoding glycoside hydrolase family 43 protein; its protein translation is MRALTCLGILLSSALLPGAVAQAAPAPRVLLDADFPDPDVLKIGTDYHAFATSAPSGRIPVAVAKDADGPWRVTGDALTADPSWVDPKGGYWAPDVTRRADGTFLMYYAAVSKTDRHRCIGTAVANSVAGPYQPAGDAPLICDPGDKGDIDPQTFQTRDGTRYLLYKGEHPGGGAAAIFVQKMTQDGTAPAGPRTEILRADRPEEKGIVEAPVITQRGGQYVLFYSADDYRNAGYQTRYATASSLTGPYTKADQPLLTTDSIGHAAEGPGGADVVGGRIYFHGWLGGQRAARGLFGMNLEFVKGVPQVS
- a CDS encoding Imm5 family immunity protein codes for the protein MPHLDTDTLARLAGTLPPDGALPYADRRAIHAELGDDALSRLELLCAQRVRPVWDAAFPGDDEPMRLLAAAQAGPAAAGLKQAVRDAHTHLDNLSLRGGTAVSAGLAYWAVARNLVFGRPEEPGDVDGEMDLDPDDWSPCFYAANAAANGPTWLDGSDPAARREFWRWYLLEAVPAAAGS